One Candidatus Scalindua japonica DNA segment encodes these proteins:
- a CDS encoding PAS domain-containing sensor histidine kinase — MKKKLLFSGPGETVNKIKKLLNESKDMVLDNDLLGSFEEMCENLESQLKNAKVETANLSVKNKENKESKILEKQIQEEREIFNNIMEVIGAGLCLIDKDSKIIWANDTLNDWLNLEESPVGSHCSGIYHCNVVGTDKCPATQVRKGKESHIIESWITTKTKKRMCIQHIAIPIAGKDGEVENILLLTVDVTESEKLVHRLLLLQQFGEVTQGTLHLDKLLHLILTCITADYSFGFNRAMLFLINKELNVLNGKLAIGPSSTEEATRIWKEMSSRHNSLLDIVDNLDYSHNIDTPLNTMTKLMVYSLADADEVVTICTKEKKPVIVKDAAKDTRVSDEFRKALGVNEFVCVPLIAKNEPIGVIVADNAYTAEPISEDRINTLTMFVNQASLAIENAETYKSLEDKINQLTETQQRLIRSEKLAAIGSMSSYVAHEIRNPLVTIGGFAKTLSRFTFTNSKIKANIDIIIEEVKRLEKILNNITDFSKPSKPEKVDTQVCVIMENTCMLLENYFQEKHIKLQKRYETGIPEIPVDPAQIKQVFLNILMNAVESMPDGGALDVNIESEKKSIKIYIRDTGKGIQSGVLQNIYDPFFTTKESGTGVGLSVSLKIIEDHGGTIDAISKHGKGTTMVLTLPKK; from the coding sequence ATGAAAAAGAAACTATTATTCTCTGGACCTGGAGAGACGGTAAATAAGATCAAAAAGTTACTCAATGAGTCTAAGGACATGGTACTTGATAACGATTTATTAGGGTCCTTTGAAGAGATGTGTGAAAATCTTGAGTCTCAACTAAAGAACGCAAAGGTTGAGACGGCAAACCTCTCTGTAAAAAATAAAGAGAATAAAGAATCAAAGATACTGGAGAAGCAGATACAGGAGGAGAGAGAAATATTCAATAACATAATGGAAGTCATAGGGGCAGGATTATGTCTTATTGATAAGGATTCAAAAATAATTTGGGCAAATGACACGTTAAATGATTGGTTGAACCTGGAAGAGTCACCTGTTGGTAGTCATTGTTCAGGTATTTATCATTGTAATGTTGTCGGAACGGATAAGTGTCCCGCAACACAGGTGAGGAAGGGGAAAGAGAGTCATATAATTGAATCATGGATAACAACAAAAACCAAAAAGAGGATGTGCATTCAACATATTGCCATCCCTATAGCAGGTAAGGACGGCGAAGTTGAAAATATCCTGCTCTTAACCGTAGATGTGACTGAAAGCGAGAAATTGGTACATAGGCTTTTACTCTTACAACAGTTTGGTGAAGTAACCCAGGGAACACTTCATCTCGATAAATTACTTCACTTGATCTTAACATGCATAACTGCAGATTACTCATTTGGGTTTAATAGAGCAATGTTGTTTTTGATTAATAAAGAACTTAATGTCTTGAATGGGAAATTAGCTATTGGGCCATCTTCCACAGAAGAGGCTACACGTATTTGGAAAGAGATGTCAAGTCGTCATAATTCCCTATTAGATATAGTTGACAACCTGGATTATAGTCATAATATTGACACACCTCTAAATACTATGACAAAACTAATGGTGTACTCACTTGCAGATGCAGATGAAGTTGTTACAATCTGTACAAAAGAGAAGAAGCCTGTAATAGTTAAAGATGCCGCTAAAGATACGCGTGTTTCAGATGAATTCAGAAAGGCCCTTGGAGTAAATGAATTTGTCTGTGTTCCTCTGATAGCAAAGAATGAGCCCATAGGCGTTATAGTTGCAGATAATGCCTATACTGCAGAGCCAATATCTGAGGATCGTATTAATACATTGACAATGTTTGTCAATCAGGCATCACTGGCAATTGAAAATGCTGAAACCTACAAAAGCCTGGAAGATAAAATTAATCAGCTTACTGAAACACAGCAGAGACTTATTCGCTCGGAAAAACTTGCCGCTATTGGTTCAATGTCATCTTATGTTGCTCATGAGATAAGAAATCCGCTGGTTACTATCGGAGGTTTTGCAAAAACGCTATCTCGTTTTACCTTTACAAATTCTAAAATCAAAGCTAACATTGACATTATCATAGAGGAAGTAAAGCGTTTAGAAAAAATACTAAATAATATTACAGATTTTAGCAAGCCATCTAAGCCGGAAAAGGTTGATACTCAAGTATGCGTAATAATGGAAAATACGTGTATGCTACTGGAGAACTATTTCCAGGAAAAGCATATAAAGCTGCAGAAGAGATATGAAACAGGTATACCTGAAATACCTGTTGATCCTGCGCAAATAAAACAGGTCTTTCTTAATATACTCATGAACGCGGTAGAATCAATGCCTGATGGTGGAGCACTTGATGTGAATATAGAATCAGAAAAAAAATCAATAAAAATATATATTAGAGATACCGGCAAAGGCATACAATCGGGTGTATTACAGAATATTTATGATCCATTCTTTACGACAAAAGAGAGTGGTACCGGTGTGGGTTTGTCTGTAAGCCTTAAAATTATTGAGGACCATGGTGGAACAATAGATGCCATAAGCAAACACGGAAAAGGAACAACCATGGTACTAACGTTGCCAAAAAAATAG
- the glgB gene encoding 1,4-alpha-glucan branching protein GlgB, whose protein sequence is MKDGINRITGNVHNIDHITEHDIYLLKEGSHYRLYDKLGAHIINNGKDNGAAFAVWAPNAERVSVTGDFNGWNSESHALYARQDGSGIWEGFISGISGGDIYKYHIHSKYNNFRAEKGDPFAFYWEQPPKTASVVWNLHYEWNDSEWITNRNQHNSLNSPFSVYEVHLGSWRRVMKRENEFLTYREIAHELADYVKEMEFTHVELLPVTEHPFYGSWGYQTTGYFAPTSRYGSPQDFMYLVDYLHQNGIGVILDWVPSHFPSDGHGLAYFDGTHLYEHADPKMGFHPEWKSYIFNYSRNEVRAFLISSAIFWIEKYHIDALRVDAVASMLYLDYARKEGEWIPNKYGGHENLDAINLIKRLNEAVYISNPDVQMIAEESTSWPMVSRPTSIGGLGFGMKWNMGWMHDILKYFSKDPVYRKSHHKELTFSIWYAFSENFLLPLSHDEVVHGKGSLIGKMPGDEWQRHANLRILFGYMFAHPGKKLLFMGGEFAQLKEWDHDESLEWSNLQYPLHKGIQNWVKDLNRFYKKETALYGSDFAEDGFEWIDFNDCEHSIISFIRKDKDTDDIVLLVCNATPVPRHNYNVGVPSGGFWKETLNSDAEMYGGSGCGNFGGIQAVKKAAHGRAYSLSLTLPPLGILFFKNSN, encoded by the coding sequence ATGAAAGATGGAATCAACAGAATTACAGGCAATGTACACAATATAGATCATATCACGGAACATGATATATATCTTCTAAAGGAAGGAAGCCATTACAGATTATATGACAAACTGGGCGCACATATCATTAACAACGGTAAAGATAACGGAGCAGCCTTTGCGGTATGGGCCCCTAACGCTGAACGTGTCTCAGTTACAGGTGATTTTAATGGATGGAACAGCGAGTCTCATGCACTGTATGCAAGGCAGGACGGTTCGGGAATATGGGAGGGTTTTATTTCTGGCATATCGGGAGGAGACATTTACAAATACCATATACATTCCAAATATAATAACTTCCGAGCAGAAAAAGGTGATCCGTTTGCGTTCTATTGGGAACAGCCGCCTAAAACAGCTTCAGTAGTTTGGAATCTGCATTATGAATGGAACGATAGTGAGTGGATAACAAACAGGAACCAACACAATTCTCTTAATTCTCCTTTCTCTGTATATGAAGTACATCTGGGTTCATGGAGACGGGTAATGAAAAGAGAAAATGAATTTCTTACCTATAGAGAAATAGCGCATGAACTTGCAGATTATGTAAAGGAGATGGAGTTTACCCATGTAGAGCTGTTACCTGTTACAGAGCATCCCTTCTACGGTTCGTGGGGTTATCAGACTACCGGATATTTTGCACCTACGAGCAGGTATGGGAGTCCTCAGGATTTTATGTACCTGGTTGATTATCTTCATCAAAATGGGATTGGTGTTATACTGGATTGGGTACCGTCACACTTCCCATCCGATGGGCATGGACTTGCCTATTTTGACGGCACACATCTCTATGAGCACGCTGACCCGAAAATGGGCTTTCATCCTGAATGGAAAAGCTATATCTTTAACTATAGCAGAAATGAGGTACGCGCGTTCCTTATAAGCAGTGCCATATTCTGGATAGAAAAGTATCATATTGATGCTCTGAGGGTAGATGCCGTTGCATCTATGCTCTACCTTGACTATGCACGTAAGGAAGGAGAGTGGATACCAAATAAATACGGAGGACATGAGAATCTGGATGCTATAAATTTAATAAAGAGATTAAACGAAGCTGTTTATATCTCTAATCCTGATGTTCAAATGATAGCAGAAGAATCAACTTCATGGCCAATGGTGTCAAGACCAACAAGTATCGGAGGCCTAGGCTTCGGGATGAAATGGAATATGGGATGGATGCACGATATTCTCAAATACTTTTCAAAAGATCCTGTTTATAGAAAGTCTCATCATAAAGAACTTACCTTCAGCATATGGTACGCATTTTCAGAAAACTTCCTGCTCCCTCTTTCCCATGACGAAGTAGTCCATGGAAAGGGATCACTTATAGGCAAGATGCCCGGTGATGAATGGCAGAGGCATGCAAATCTCAGGATTTTATTTGGATATATGTTTGCACACCCCGGAAAGAAACTACTATTCATGGGAGGAGAATTCGCGCAATTGAAGGAGTGGGACCATGACGAAAGTCTTGAATGGTCTAACTTGCAGTACCCACTCCACAAAGGTATTCAAAACTGGGTTAAAGACTTGAATCGTTTTTACAAGAAGGAAACGGCGTTGTATGGGTCTGATTTTGCGGAAGACGGCTTTGAATGGATAGACTTTAATGATTGTGAACATAGTATAATAAGTTTTATCAGAAAAGACAAGGATACTGACGACATAGTTCTCTTAGTTTGCAATGCCACCCCTGTGCCAAGGCATAACTACAATGTAGGAGTACCAAGTGGGGGTTTCTGGAAGGAAACCCTAAATAGCGATGCGGAAATGTATGGAGGAAGTGGTTGTGGTAATTTTGGTGGAATTCAAGCGGTAAAAAAAGCTGCACACGGAAGGGCATATTCACTCTCCCTGACCTTACCACCTTTAGGCATTTTATTTTTTAAAAACTCGAACTGA
- the glgP gene encoding alpha-glucan family phosphorylase, with protein MLITEEHTNGSKIAYFSMEIGLRDEIPTFSGGLGILAGDTIKSGADLNLPLVAVTLIYHKGYFKQDIDDQGRQIELPAQWEPSEIMHTVPEKTTVIIEGRTVYIQAWVYFVKSPKGGEVPVLFLDTNLQENSEEDRSLTDYLYGGDDNYRIKQEVVLGIGGVKILKILGFQIKKYHMNEGHAAFLTLELLHQLKNNLNDVWDESYIWDFEAVKELCVFTTHTPVEAGHDKFSYDLYRNVIGDYFPENVIHDLAGNDHLNMTLLALNLSNDVNGVAKKHGEVSQNMFPGYKINSITNGVHSYTWTCDSFKKLFDKHIPGWANEPELFVRTDLIPPDEIWNAHSEAKKILIDYVNSTNNLKMDHETLTIGFARRFATYKRASLLFNDIERLEGIASGKIQVIFAGKAHPKDEGGKKLIEDIFAYSENLKGKIKIAFVNNYNMETAMKIVSGVDVWLNNPIRPLEASGTSGMKAAHNGVLNFSVLDGWWIEGHIEGDTGWSIGPESTETVPDDNANKIDTDDLYNKLEQIIIPTFYQNRDKWVKMMKSAIGKNAYFFNTHRMMLRYVTEAYI; from the coding sequence ATGTTAATAACAGAAGAACACACAAATGGATCTAAAATTGCCTATTTCTCTATGGAAATTGGACTTAGAGATGAGATACCCACATTCAGTGGTGGTTTGGGAATACTTGCCGGTGACACTATTAAATCAGGTGCCGATTTAAATCTCCCTCTCGTTGCAGTTACATTAATATACCACAAAGGGTATTTTAAACAGGATATAGATGATCAGGGACGACAGATAGAGTTGCCTGCACAGTGGGAACCATCAGAAATCATGCACACTGTACCGGAAAAGACCACTGTCATAATTGAAGGCAGGACCGTTTATATACAGGCATGGGTCTATTTCGTTAAAAGCCCCAAAGGAGGTGAAGTCCCTGTTCTATTTCTTGATACTAATTTACAGGAAAATAGTGAAGAAGACAGATCATTAACCGATTATCTCTATGGAGGTGATGACAACTACAGGATTAAACAGGAAGTGGTACTTGGGATTGGCGGAGTCAAGATATTAAAGATTCTTGGATTTCAAATCAAAAAGTATCATATGAACGAAGGACACGCGGCATTCTTAACACTTGAACTTCTGCATCAATTAAAAAATAATCTAAATGATGTCTGGGACGAGTCTTACATATGGGACTTTGAAGCGGTTAAAGAATTGTGTGTATTTACGACACACACACCGGTCGAAGCAGGACATGATAAATTCTCTTACGATCTCTATAGAAACGTAATCGGTGACTATTTTCCGGAGAATGTCATACATGACCTTGCCGGAAATGATCACCTCAATATGACACTTCTTGCTTTAAATCTGAGTAATGACGTAAACGGAGTTGCCAAAAAACACGGTGAAGTTTCACAGAACATGTTTCCGGGTTATAAAATTAACTCAATAACAAATGGTGTTCACTCTTACACATGGACATGCGACAGCTTTAAAAAACTGTTTGATAAACATATACCAGGCTGGGCAAACGAACCGGAGTTATTTGTAAGAACTGATTTGATCCCTCCGGATGAGATATGGAATGCGCATTCCGAAGCCAAGAAAATACTCATTGACTATGTAAACTCTACCAATAATTTGAAAATGGATCATGAGACACTGACAATCGGGTTTGCAAGAAGATTTGCCACATACAAGAGGGCGTCCCTGTTATTTAATGACATTGAAAGACTTGAGGGAATTGCGTCCGGTAAAATCCAGGTTATTTTCGCCGGAAAGGCACATCCAAAAGATGAAGGCGGCAAAAAACTTATAGAGGATATCTTTGCATATTCAGAAAATCTAAAAGGGAAGATAAAGATTGCCTTTGTCAATAACTATAATATGGAAACTGCCATGAAAATAGTTTCAGGTGTAGATGTCTGGTTGAATAACCCAATCAGGCCCCTTGAGGCATCGGGAACAAGCGGTATGAAGGCTGCACATAATGGAGTCCTGAACTTCAGCGTTCTTGACGGATGGTGGATTGAAGGCCACATAGAAGGAGATACAGGTTGGTCTATCGGCCCTGAATCAACAGAAACTGTACCTGATGATAATGCGAACAAGATAGACACAGACGATCTTTATAACAAACTTGAACAAATTATTATCCCAACTTTCTATCAGAACAGAGATAAATGGGTTAAAATGATGAAAAGCGCGATTGGTAAAAATGCCTACTTCTTCAACACCCATAGGATGATGCTGAGATACGTCACAGAAGCATATATATAG
- a CDS encoding DUF3536 domain-containing protein, giving the protein MNKHICIHGHFYQPPRENPWLEEIEFQDSAYPYHDWNEKITAECYAPNTAARILDSENRIIEITNIYAKISFNFGPTLLSWMEKYKPEVYQAILDADKLSMVNFSGHGSAIAQAYNHMIMPLANKRDKYTQVKWGIKDFEKRFNRYPEGIWLPETAVDIDTLEVLSSLGIKFTVLSQRQAERVKRTGETESWIDATEEKIDSTLNYLCHLPSGQSINIFFYNGQIAQEVSFGNLLKDGEGFAERLLSAFDHDNDHPQIVHIATDGETFGHHHRFGDMALSYCLHHIESGNRARITNYGEYLDKHPPAHIVEIINNSSWSCVHGVERWRDNCGCNSGANPEWDQEWRKPLREAMDWLRDRIVPVFRSEASKYFEDPWHVRNEYIEIILDRSQNNIGSFLKKYAVRELSRHEMIRALKILEMQRNAMLMYTSCGWFFDDLSGIETIQIMQYALITMQYAEDLQKLSLNPEYLKFLQNVQNNTSDNTLEIYKMFVESARSDLLRVGIHYCISSLFEEYSEDTKIFCYTSKGEKYNKIGVEKLRLATGKVIITSDITLDAKNLCFAALYLGDQNINGGVKEFTGEHEFSIMQDEIKDAFEDSITETIRCMDKYFKDNIYSILHLFKDEQRKILDQLTELTYDEIDSSYRRIYKNNYATMNTFHGLQIKLPKPFFVATEYILNEDIKQLFNAEPLDVDRLGKLINEAEKWNITIDTTTLSYVVSSWLNRIMNKINKQPADLQLFDMIDKTLEIVKPLSLSLDLWKVQNNCFSLWNDCCGMIKDKAEKGDSFANSWIENFLKLGSYLNVKV; this is encoded by the coding sequence ATGAATAAACATATCTGCATACACGGCCACTTCTATCAACCACCAAGGGAGAACCCATGGCTTGAAGAGATCGAGTTCCAGGATTCGGCCTATCCATACCATGACTGGAATGAAAAGATTACGGCTGAGTGCTATGCCCCTAATACTGCTGCACGTATTCTTGATTCAGAGAATAGAATAATAGAGATAACAAATATATACGCTAAAATAAGTTTTAACTTTGGACCAACGTTATTATCATGGATGGAAAAATATAAGCCGGAGGTTTACCAGGCGATTCTCGATGCTGACAAGTTGAGTATGGTAAATTTCTCCGGACACGGTTCCGCAATAGCGCAGGCATATAACCATATGATAATGCCACTTGCAAATAAAAGGGACAAATATACACAGGTAAAATGGGGAATAAAAGATTTTGAAAAGAGATTTAACAGGTACCCGGAAGGGATATGGCTTCCTGAAACTGCCGTCGATATAGATACACTTGAAGTACTGTCAAGTCTGGGAATAAAATTTACGGTCCTTTCTCAGAGGCAGGCTGAAAGAGTAAAGAGAACTGGTGAAACAGAGAGTTGGATTGATGCCACCGAAGAAAAAATTGATTCCACTTTGAATTACCTTTGCCATCTACCTTCAGGACAATCTATCAATATCTTTTTCTATAATGGCCAAATCGCCCAGGAAGTATCTTTCGGCAATTTATTGAAAGACGGAGAAGGGTTTGCTGAAAGATTGCTTTCAGCATTTGATCATGACAATGATCATCCACAAATTGTTCATATCGCAACTGATGGGGAAACGTTCGGGCATCACCACAGATTTGGAGATATGGCGCTTTCCTATTGCCTGCATCATATTGAATCCGGCAATAGAGCACGGATCACTAACTATGGCGAGTATCTTGACAAGCATCCCCCGGCCCACATAGTTGAGATTATTAACAACTCATCCTGGAGCTGTGTACATGGTGTAGAACGGTGGAGAGACAATTGCGGCTGTAACTCTGGTGCAAATCCGGAGTGGGATCAAGAGTGGAGAAAACCATTAAGAGAGGCAATGGACTGGTTGAGGGACAGGATAGTACCTGTTTTTAGGAGTGAAGCGTCTAAATATTTTGAAGATCCATGGCATGTAAGAAATGAATATATTGAAATCATTCTTGACAGGTCCCAGAACAACATTGGATCCTTCCTGAAAAAATATGCGGTCAGAGAGCTTTCCAGGCATGAAATGATAAGGGCACTGAAGATCCTTGAGATGCAAAGGAACGCCATGTTAATGTATACCAGCTGTGGCTGGTTCTTCGATGATCTCTCTGGCATTGAAACAATACAAATAATGCAATACGCATTAATAACAATGCAATACGCAGAAGATCTGCAGAAATTGTCACTTAATCCTGAATATTTGAAGTTTCTACAGAATGTGCAAAACAACACATCAGACAACACCCTTGAAATCTATAAAATGTTTGTAGAGTCAGCCAGAAGCGACCTGCTGAGAGTGGGAATTCACTATTGCATATCCTCTCTCTTCGAAGAATATTCAGAAGATACAAAAATATTCTGTTATACGTCAAAGGGTGAGAAGTATAATAAAATCGGGGTGGAAAAACTAAGACTGGCTACAGGTAAAGTAATAATCACATCAGATATCACTCTGGATGCAAAAAACCTCTGTTTTGCGGCATTATATCTTGGAGACCAGAATATTAATGGAGGTGTGAAGGAATTTACAGGAGAGCATGAGTTTTCAATAATGCAGGATGAAATAAAAGATGCATTTGAAGATAGTATCACAGAAACTATAAGGTGTATGGATAAATATTTTAAAGACAACATCTACTCAATATTGCATCTCTTTAAAGATGAACAGAGAAAAATTCTGGATCAGTTAACTGAACTGACATATGATGAGATTGACAGCTCTTACCGCCGGATATATAAGAACAATTATGCAACAATGAATACCTTTCATGGTTTACAGATAAAGCTTCCAAAGCCTTTTTTTGTAGCAACAGAATATATACTGAACGAGGACATCAAACAACTGTTTAATGCAGAACCACTGGATGTCGATAGACTTGGAAAGCTAATAAACGAAGCAGAAAAGTGGAATATTACAATTGATACAACAACACTCAGTTATGTAGTGAGTTCATGGTTAAATAGAATAATGAATAAAATAAATAAGCAGCCAGCTGATTTACAACTGTTTGATATGATTGACAAAACCTTAGAGATAGTAAAACCATTATCTTTATCACTTGATCTCTGGAAGGTCCAGAACAATTGCTTTTCTCTATGGAATGACTGCTGCGGCATGATAAAGGACAAAGCGGAAAAAGGAGATAGTTTTGCCAATAGCTGGATAGAAAACTTTCTCAAACTGGGGTCTTATTTGAATGTAAAAGTATAG
- the malQ gene encoding 4-alpha-glucanotransferase, whose product MKKRGSGILLHITSLPSPYGIGDFGREAYRFADLLAESNQSFWQILPLNQTSVVYDNSPYSSVSAYAGNTILISPDIMVDDGFLLKSDIENHPSFPMESVDYSAVLKYKKEIFSIAFEKNRSRLAEHHEFNKFCNENLSWLKDYSLFVSIKKHFNSIDWSKWPENLRDRKKKELKQWEEKLQENILREHFLQYLFFKQWHSLKDYCESMGLQIIGDLPIYVNYDSADVWANPEIFKLNNEKKPVYVAGVPPDYFSETGQLWGHPVYDWAVLKKTGYSWWINRIKHNLRSFHMFRLDHFRGFVGYWEIPEGEEFATNGQWQEAPAEDFFNTLLKHFDSLPIIAEDLGVITPDVKDIIRQFGFPGMKVLLFAFGEDLPSNPYAPHNYTKNCVAYTGTHDNNTVKGWFKSETSAEEKKRIIDYIGHEVSEDQIHWELIKLVMSSVANMVIIPMQDIIGLEEDSRTNLPASSNGNWRWRFVPESLSPLITKKLSEMTIIYGRG is encoded by the coding sequence GTGAAAAAAAGAGGAAGTGGAATACTTCTCCATATTACATCACTACCATCACCTTACGGCATTGGAGATTTTGGAAGAGAGGCTTACCGGTTTGCAGACCTCCTTGCGGAGAGTAATCAAAGTTTCTGGCAGATACTTCCTTTAAACCAGACATCTGTTGTCTATGATAATTCTCCCTATAGTAGTGTTTCAGCATATGCCGGGAATACTATCCTGATAAGCCCTGACATAATGGTTGATGATGGATTTCTTTTGAAATCAGACATAGAAAACCATCCATCATTTCCCATGGAAAGTGTTGATTATAGCGCTGTTTTAAAGTATAAAAAAGAAATTTTCAGTATTGCTTTTGAGAAAAATAGAAGTCGTTTAGCTGAACACCATGAATTTAATAAATTTTGCAATGAAAATCTCAGCTGGCTGAAAGATTATAGTCTCTTTGTCTCCATAAAAAAACATTTTAACAGTATTGATTGGAGCAAATGGCCTGAAAATCTCAGGGATAGAAAAAAGAAAGAACTTAAGCAATGGGAAGAAAAATTACAGGAAAATATATTGAGAGAACATTTTCTTCAATATTTATTTTTCAAGCAGTGGCACTCTCTTAAAGATTATTGCGAAAGTATGGGTTTACAAATAATTGGAGACCTCCCTATTTACGTCAATTATGACAGTGCAGATGTATGGGCAAACCCGGAAATTTTCAAATTGAATAATGAAAAAAAACCTGTTTATGTTGCCGGTGTTCCACCGGATTACTTCAGCGAAACAGGACAACTGTGGGGACATCCTGTTTATGATTGGGCTGTTCTTAAGAAAACCGGATACTCATGGTGGATTAATCGAATAAAACACAATCTCAGATCTTTCCATATGTTTCGGCTAGACCACTTTAGAGGGTTTGTCGGTTACTGGGAAATTCCCGAAGGTGAAGAGTTTGCGACTAACGGACAATGGCAGGAAGCACCTGCCGAGGACTTTTTCAATACTCTTCTCAAGCATTTTGATAGTCTTCCTATTATTGCTGAAGACCTTGGTGTTATTACACCGGATGTAAAGGATATTATAAGACAATTTGGATTCCCTGGAATGAAGGTGCTGCTTTTTGCCTTTGGAGAAGACCTTCCCTCTAATCCTTATGCACCGCACAATTATACAAAAAACTGTGTTGCTTACACAGGAACACACGATAACAACACTGTTAAGGGCTGGTTTAAAAGTGAAACCAGTGCTGAAGAGAAAAAAAGAATTATTGATTATATTGGTCATGAAGTTTCAGAAGATCAAATACACTGGGAACTTATAAAACTTGTTATGAGTTCCGTCGCAAATATGGTTATAATACCAATGCAGGATATTATAGGACTTGAAGAAGATTCCAGAACAAATCTTCCTGCAAGTTCCAACGGAAACTGGAGATGGAGGTTTGTACCTGAAAGCTTATCTCCTTTAATAACAAAAAAATTGTCAGAAATGACAATTATTTATGGAAGAGGATAA
- the galT gene encoding galactose-1-phosphate uridylyltransferase, with the protein MPELRREPVSGCWIIVATERATRPSDFKTNQQIIKSSFCPFCEGNEDKTPPEILAYRDNGAMPDTGGWRVRVVPNKFPALQIEGEENKCVEGIYDMMSGIGAHEVIIESPRHIQSLTSLENGNVKEVLLCYRDRLVDLKNDKRFVYGLLFKNVGASAGASLEHTHSQLIVTPIVPQLVANEMENARIFYQQRERCLFCDMIDQEIDTDRRIVFLTDNFVAFAPFASRFPFEIWILPKNHKSHFENLQEFELDELANVLKGVLGRLETALDLPPYNYIIHSAPFNVTESEFFHWHIEIIPRLTNIAGFEWGTGFYINPTLPEEAAELLRKQ; encoded by the coding sequence ATGCCTGAATTAAGAAGGGAGCCTGTTTCCGGATGTTGGATAATCGTGGCGACTGAAAGAGCTACACGGCCATCAGATTTTAAGACTAACCAACAAATAATTAAAAGCAGTTTCTGCCCATTTTGTGAAGGCAATGAGGACAAGACTCCACCGGAGATACTGGCGTATCGAGATAACGGAGCAATGCCAGACACCGGTGGTTGGAGGGTAAGGGTTGTTCCAAATAAGTTTCCCGCTCTTCAGATAGAAGGAGAAGAAAATAAGTGTGTAGAAGGTATCTATGATATGATGAGTGGTATCGGTGCTCATGAAGTTATTATAGAAAGTCCAAGGCATATTCAGTCTTTGACATCGCTTGAAAATGGAAATGTAAAAGAGGTTTTATTGTGTTATAGAGATCGTCTTGTTGATTTAAAAAACGACAAAAGATTTGTTTACGGACTTTTATTCAAAAATGTCGGAGCTTCTGCAGGCGCTTCGCTTGAGCATACTCATTCACAACTGATTGTTACACCGATTGTCCCACAGTTGGTAGCAAATGAGATGGAAAATGCCAGAATATTTTACCAACAGAGAGAAAGATGTCTCTTCTGCGACATGATAGACCAGGAAATAGATACAGACAGGAGAATCGTCTTTTTGACAGATAATTTTGTAGCCTTTGCTCCTTTTGCTTCCAGATTTCCTTTTGAGATATGGATACTTCCTAAAAATCACAAAAGCCATTTTGAAAACTTGCAGGAATTTGAATTAGATGAACTTGCAAATGTCTTAAAGGGTGTGCTTGGCAGGCTAGAGACAGCTTTAGACCTTCCGCCATATAATTATATAATTCATTCAGCACCATTCAATGTAACCGAATCAGAATTTTTTCATTGGCATATAGAGATAATACCAAGACTTACAAACATTGCTGGGTTTGAATGGGGAACAGGGTTTTATATTAATCCAACGCTTCCTGAGGAAGCTGCTGAATTGTTGAGAAAACAATGA